The Staphylothermus marinus F1 genome has a segment encoding these proteins:
- the pheT gene encoding phenylalanine--tRNA ligase subunit beta, whose product MIRIAKWDLERLIGRILSNEEIMDYLPRIKCEVETISEDGEVEYEATHDRPDLYSVEGVARNLRYFLGIKSRNYKFVDEGVKAYNMGIPRRPYVAFAIVKDLELDHESVRQIMQLQEKLATTYGRSRRKASIGVYDLDKFKMPVYYELRDPDNTSFIPLNEKEEMNLREILEKTEKGQIYGHIIKDWNKYPVIRDSEGKILSLVPIINSEDTRVTMYTKNVLIDSTGLDPRTVVDLVTIMATSIAERSTSKTIVFVDTIMPDNTTLRAPRDKGPTIELHLDDVEKILGIKIDTKNILKYLNKMGHETVEVRNNTIKIVTPPYRIDIKSWIDIVEDIAMAIGYDIIGIKANKLPPATHPGRIHPLEYISRLIRKILVGYGYTEITSYMMSNPRAQLEMFGLTDEKIITVLNPKMDKYTGLRRWLTPGLLEVIVENKEKQSSMKIFEIGDVAILDPNTETGARIERRVGIAITHGKATLTDGLAIVSTILNRLKLNPTFEKTYIQGMLPERTASIKIGGEEIGFVAEIRPDLLYSLGVPFPVVVSEIVLNKLLIILRQ is encoded by the coding sequence GTGATTAGGATCGCTAAATGGGATCTCGAAAGACTTATTGGTAGAATTCTTAGCAACGAAGAGATCATGGATTATCTTCCCAGGATCAAATGTGAAGTAGAAACTATCTCGGAGGATGGGGAGGTAGAGTATGAAGCAACACATGATCGCCCAGACCTATATAGTGTTGAAGGAGTTGCACGTAATCTAAGATATTTTCTCGGCATAAAAAGTCGGAACTATAAATTTGTTGATGAAGGTGTTAAAGCATATAATATGGGTATACCACGCAGACCCTATGTTGCTTTTGCAATAGTTAAAGACCTAGAACTAGATCATGAATCCGTTAGGCAAATCATGCAGTTACAAGAAAAACTAGCAACAACATATGGTAGGAGCCGGCGAAAAGCAAGTATTGGAGTATATGATCTAGATAAGTTCAAAATGCCTGTATATTATGAGCTTAGAGACCCAGATAATACAAGTTTCATTCCTCTAAACGAAAAAGAAGAAATGAATCTTAGAGAAATACTTGAAAAAACAGAGAAAGGTCAAATATATGGACACATAATAAAGGATTGGAACAAATACCCAGTTATAAGAGATTCTGAAGGTAAGATTCTATCATTAGTACCCATAATTAATAGTGAAGACACCAGGGTAACTATGTATACAAAGAATGTATTGATCGATTCAACCGGATTAGATCCCAGAACAGTAGTTGATCTCGTAACAATAATGGCTACAAGCATAGCTGAGAGATCAACTAGTAAAACAATTGTATTTGTAGACACAATTATGCCTGACAATACTACTTTAAGAGCACCACGCGACAAAGGTCCAACAATAGAACTGCATCTAGATGATGTTGAAAAAATACTTGGAATCAAAATTGATACAAAGAATATTTTAAAATATTTGAATAAAATGGGGCATGAAACCGTTGAGGTAAGAAACAACACTATAAAAATAGTTACGCCACCATATAGAATAGATATTAAATCATGGATAGATATCGTTGAAGATATAGCAATGGCAATAGGCTACGATATTATTGGAATAAAGGCTAACAAACTACCTCCAGCAACCCATCCTGGAAGAATACATCCTCTCGAATATATTTCGAGGCTTATCCGTAAAATACTTGTAGGATACGGATACACAGAAATAACTAGCTATATGATGAGTAATCCAAGAGCCCAACTGGAAATGTTTGGATTAACGGATGAGAAAATAATTACAGTACTAAATCCTAAGATGGACAAATATACTGGTCTAAGGAGATGGTTAACACCAGGATTACTTGAAGTTATAGTTGAGAATAAGGAGAAACAATCCTCTATGAAAATATTTGAGATAGGAGATGTAGCTATACTTGATCCTAACACTGAAACTGGTGCTAGAATAGAGAGAAGAGTAGGAATAGCAATAACTCATGGAAAAGCAACTTTAACTGACGGATTAGCTATTGTATCAACAATACTTAACAGACTAAAACTTAATCCTACTTTCGAGAAAACTTATATACAGGGAATGCTACCTGAAAGAACAGCTTCAATAAAAATAGGCGGCGAAGAAATAGGTTTTGTAGCTGAAATCCGTCCCGATCTATTATACAGCCTAGGTGTTCCATTCCCAGTAGTTGTATCCGAGATAGTACTGAATAAGTTATTAATTATTCTTAGACAATAA
- a CDS encoding isochorismatase family protein, producing MMIKLVDEKDLVLIVIDLQEKLLKIISDKEKLVENNKILIRFLSRIKAPIIATKQVKLGDINGDIAKELTGSKIIEKETFSCFRNKEFMDTIRMMNRKTLLITGIETHICVLQTAIDALNLGYRVIIPYDAVSSQIKSDHEYALQYLRSKGAEILPTESIIYAIMESSKHALFREVLNLIKERRKLYS from the coding sequence ATGATGATTAAATTAGTTGATGAAAAAGATCTCGTTCTCATCGTAATAGATCTTCAGGAAAAATTATTGAAGATAATTAGTGATAAAGAGAAATTAGTTGAGAACAATAAGATACTAATAAGATTTCTCAGTAGAATAAAAGCTCCTATAATCGCTACTAAACAAGTTAAGTTAGGAGACATTAATGGGGATATTGCTAAAGAATTAACAGGCTCGAAGATTATTGAGAAGGAAACATTTAGTTGTTTTAGGAACAAAGAGTTTATGGATACAATACGTATGATGAATAGAAAAACACTATTAATCACCGGCATAGAAACACATATATGTGTATTACAAACAGCTATTGACGCATTAAATCTTGGATATAGAGTTATTATACCGTATGATGCCGTTTCTTCACAGATTAAAAGCGATCATGAATATGCTCTACAATATCTTCGAAGCAAAGGAGCCGAAATACTGCCAACAGAATCCATTATATATGCTATTATGGAGTCTTCTAAGCACGCCTTATTTAGAGAGGTATTGAATCTAATAAAAGAACGGAGAAAACTGTATTCGTAG
- a CDS encoding universal stress protein: protein MAYKEAPTYEISFMFRRILVPIDGSENSLKALDLAADLAKHYGSHVTVIFAKPKGYNADFKPLEKARKRIENKGIDAEFKELEFDPAENSTAGKILEEIVNGNYDLVVMGARGRTLSSEITIGSKALSIASNSPVTVIIVR from the coding sequence ATGGCTTACAAAGAAGCACCAACATATGAGATAAGCTTTATGTTTAGAAGAATACTTGTCCCAATAGATGGTAGTGAAAATAGTCTAAAAGCATTAGATCTCGCAGCTGATCTTGCAAAACATTACGGCTCACATGTAACAGTTATATTTGCGAAGCCTAAAGGATATAATGCAGATTTTAAACCGTTAGAAAAAGCTAGGAAAAGAATTGAGAATAAAGGTATTGACGCTGAATTCAAAGAATTAGAGTTCGACCCAGCAGAAAATAGTACAGCGGGAAAAATCTTAGAGGAAATAGTAAATGGAAACTATGACTTAGTAGTGATGGGGGCGCGTGGAAGAACATTATCAAGCGAAATAACTATTGGAAGCAAAGCATTAAGTATTGCAAGCAACTCACCGGTTACAGTAATTATTGTTAGGTAA
- a CDS encoding NAD(P)-dependent oxidoreductase — MKAGIIGTGLMGSALAKCLSSKGIDLLVYNRTRSKAEKLCQEVKCEVVDSPKDMDVADYIVIFVFDDEALDNVVFGNNGLAYMNNKEAFILNSSTVTPQISAIINKRLSSLGFKHYYEAPVYGSVDEASSCTLVSMIAGSQKDLDSVVQFVENYSVETIYVGEIPKAMALKLSLNNIGLSLPPIIAESLAILESYDIDLEKFLHVSEKLWFGRLVKRYIERMKNTGKIRFTVKGAAKDYRLISTTLSINEYPSILSSALKNFYTSAIHRYGGADYPKAANWILKKPLD; from the coding sequence ATGAAGGCTGGAATTATTGGTACAGGCTTGATGGGTTCTGCTTTAGCAAAGTGTTTATCTTCTAAGGGAATTGATCTATTAGTTTATAATCGTACAAGGTCTAAAGCTGAAAAACTTTGCCAAGAGGTTAAATGTGAAGTAGTAGATTCACCTAAGGACATGGATGTTGCAGACTATATTGTAATCTTTGTATTTGATGATGAAGCACTAGATAATGTAGTGTTTGGAAATAATGGTTTAGCATATATGAATAATAAGGAAGCCTTTATTTTGAATTCTTCAACGGTTACTCCGCAAATAAGTGCTATTATTAACAAGAGACTCTCTAGTCTAGGATTTAAGCATTATTATGAAGCACCAGTATATGGTAGCGTCGATGAAGCTTCTTCATGCACTCTAGTATCAATGATTGCGGGTTCTCAAAAGGATCTAGATAGTGTTGTCCAATTCGTCGAAAACTATAGTGTTGAAACCATATATGTTGGAGAAATACCTAAAGCAATGGCGTTAAAACTTTCTCTCAACAATATAGGTTTATCACTTCCACCCATAATTGCTGAGAGCCTAGCTATTCTAGAATCATATGATATTGATCTAGAGAAATTCCTACATGTATCTGAGAAGCTATGGTTTGGCAGATTAGTTAAACGATACATTGAGAGAATGAAGAATACAGGAAAAATTAGATTCACTGTTAAAGGCGCTGCAAAGGATTATAGATTAATTAGCACTACTCTGAGCATAAATGAATATCCTTCAATTCTGTCTTCAGCTCTTAAAAACTTCTATACATCTGCAATACACAGATATGGCGGAGCAGATTATCCTAAAGCAGCTAATTGGATTCTGAAAAAACCATTAGATTAA
- a CDS encoding type II glyceraldehyde-3-phosphate dehydrogenase produces the protein MSKIRVGVNGYGTIGKRIADAVAKMPDMELVGIVKVTPDYGYLVAEQKGIPVYTIKDRIDKFKDKGFKVEGTIEDLLEQIEIIVDATPGGYGFYYKEKYYEKLINKGKLKAIYQGGEKSEVADISFNAYCNAEEALKANSIRIVSCNTTGLLRVICVLNNAFGVEKVRATIIRRAADPKEDKRGPVNSVKLNPPKIPSHHALDVKTVMPNIDIETAAVIVPTTLMHVHSVYMVLKTKVRVDEIIDELSNYNRILVIDAEKTGIDSTAKIVEAARDLLRSRYDIPELIIWKDSIYTRENELWFLQAVHQESIVVPENIDAIRGLARTDGYPDKSIKLTDSVLGIGKFLG, from the coding sequence TTGTCTAAAATACGAGTTGGCGTAAATGGTTATGGAACTATTGGGAAAAGAATAGCTGATGCAGTAGCTAAGATGCCTGATATGGAACTAGTAGGTATTGTTAAGGTGACACCAGACTATGGATACTTGGTAGCGGAGCAAAAAGGTATACCTGTCTATACAATAAAGGATCGTATAGATAAATTTAAGGATAAAGGTTTCAAAGTTGAGGGAACAATAGAGGATCTATTGGAGCAAATAGAAATAATTGTTGATGCAACACCGGGAGGATATGGTTTTTATTATAAAGAGAAATACTATGAAAAACTAATTAATAAAGGAAAACTAAAAGCAATTTATCAAGGCGGGGAAAAATCCGAAGTAGCAGATATAAGTTTTAACGCGTATTGCAACGCCGAAGAAGCTCTAAAAGCAAACAGTATAAGAATAGTAAGCTGTAACACTACAGGCTTGCTCAGAGTTATATGTGTACTTAACAATGCTTTCGGAGTTGAAAAAGTAAGAGCAACAATTATACGGAGAGCAGCTGATCCCAAGGAAGATAAGAGAGGGCCGGTTAACTCGGTAAAACTTAACCCACCAAAAATACCGAGTCATCATGCATTGGATGTAAAAACAGTAATGCCAAACATTGACATAGAGACAGCCGCAGTTATTGTTCCGACGACTCTAATGCATGTTCATTCAGTATACATGGTATTAAAGACAAAGGTTAGGGTAGATGAAATAATTGATGAATTATCCAATTATAATAGAATATTGGTTATTGATGCTGAAAAAACAGGAATTGATTCGACTGCAAAGATCGTTGAGGCAGCAAGAGATCTGCTGAGGTCTAGATACGATATTCCCGAACTGATCATATGGAAGGATAGTATATATACTAGAGAAAATGAGTTGTGGTTTCTACAAGCAGTCCATCAAGAATCAATTGTTGTCCCAGAAAACATAGATGCTATTAGAGGTTTGGCAAGAACTGATGGTTATCCAGATAAAAGTATTAAGTTGACTGATTCTGTTCTAGGAATAGGAAAGTTTTTAGGATAA
- a CDS encoding SufB/SufD family protein yields MNTDLKEYVEKANLPDPHLTVAGIINDKVLKGYYYNYLRRNGIILIDLNTALSNNTYKEEIHDIAYELGFDKELLYKATTGFYIKVPDEIRSSIPIYACFIIGSRGFTQRIINVVNIGDNAEAFIAKGCATIVPEGAHSAITLLRIGKNSRLTSLMIHNWAPYVNVGAKTIGIVGENSIYSYYYVKLSPVRALGLSTSIKVYRNAQVDVHEATYVHRNTNVNSSIEIELNGEGAGGLITTRGVVEENGSMNTRLMIKSNANKTRGHIECNGLVLGKGIYRTIPVLETKVDDTYLTHEASIGKISGEQLFYLQSRGLSEEEATKMIILGFLASSMHGLPESMRKYVEVALKQLSHYGKGL; encoded by the coding sequence ATGAACACAGACTTAAAGGAATATGTTGAAAAAGCAAATCTTCCAGATCCGCATCTCACAGTAGCTGGAATAATCAATGATAAAGTATTGAAAGGATACTATTATAACTACTTGAGAAGGAATGGAATAATATTAATCGATCTAAATACAGCTCTAAGCAATAATACGTATAAGGAAGAAATACATGATATCGCTTATGAGCTTGGCTTTGATAAGGAACTCTTATATAAGGCTACAACGGGATTCTATATTAAAGTACCTGATGAGATTAGATCATCTATACCAATATATGCATGTTTCATAATAGGATCTAGGGGGTTTACTCAGAGAATAATTAATGTTGTAAATATAGGAGATAATGCAGAAGCCTTCATAGCTAAGGGATGTGCAACAATAGTTCCTGAAGGAGCACATTCTGCCATTACACTGCTTCGAATAGGTAAAAATAGTAGATTAACTAGTTTAATGATACACAATTGGGCACCATATGTAAATGTTGGAGCTAAAACAATAGGGATTGTAGGAGAAAACTCTATTTATAGCTACTACTATGTTAAACTATCACCTGTAAGAGCTCTTGGATTATCAACCAGCATTAAAGTATATAGGAATGCACAAGTAGACGTTCATGAAGCAACATATGTTCATAGAAATACAAATGTTAACAGCTCTATAGAAATCGAGTTAAACGGGGAGGGAGCGGGAGGATTAATAACTACTAGAGGAGTTGTCGAAGAAAATGGAAGCATGAATACAAGGCTTATGATTAAGAGTAATGCTAATAAAACAAGAGGACATATTGAATGCAACGGACTAGTTTTAGGAAAAGGCATATATCGAACTATACCTGTCTTAGAGACTAAAGTTGATGATACATATTTAACGCATGAAGCAAGTATTGGTAAAATAAGTGGTGAACAACTATTCTATCTACAATCACGCGGTTTAAGCGAGGAGGAAGCAACAAAAATGATCATACTTGGATTCTTAGCTTCGTCAATGCATGGATTGCCTGAGAGCATGAGGAAATATGTTGAAGTAGCATTGAAGCAATTATCCCATTATGGTAAGGGATTATAG
- a CDS encoding phosphoglycerate kinase — MTNMKIPRIPTLREINIREKRVFMRIDINVPIDPDKGEILDDRRIRVHSQTIKEVVEKYRPALVLGSHQGRPGEPDFITLEKHAELLSKYTGYNVKFVDDVIGPTARKAIQELKPGEILLLDNLRLVSEEIIEATPEKQSYTIFVRRLAPLFDAYVNDAFATAHRSQPSIVGFPLVLPSAAGPLFEKEIMALRRVVESFESPRIFVLGGTKVRDLLRVIENLVRNKMADRILTTGLLAQLFLVAKGIGLGKENMRYLEEKGILPLIPRARYILLMGAPIETPIDFKVLIDGETRNVGIGEINGKIMDIGEQTIRIYSEFIKDAKIVVMRGPAGVIEDERFRDGTVKLLEAAYNSKAFVLIGGGHLSSMIDESKLNEHIHVSTGGNALLLFLSGETLPALKALELSAKMFLS, encoded by the coding sequence ATGACCAACATGAAGATTCCAAGAATACCTACACTTAGAGAAATAAATATACGTGAAAAGAGAGTATTTATGAGAATAGATATTAATGTACCAATTGATCCTGATAAAGGAGAAATTCTTGATGATCGAAGAATAAGAGTGCACTCACAAACAATTAAAGAAGTAGTTGAAAAATATAGGCCAGCACTAGTTTTGGGCTCTCATCAAGGAAGACCGGGAGAACCAGATTTTATAACATTAGAAAAACATGCAGAATTATTATCTAAGTATACAGGGTATAATGTAAAATTTGTAGATGATGTTATAGGGCCTACTGCTAGAAAAGCTATACAGGAGCTTAAACCAGGAGAAATACTATTACTGGATAATTTAAGGCTTGTATCAGAGGAGATAATTGAGGCTACACCGGAAAAACAAAGCTATACTATATTTGTTAGAAGACTAGCTCCATTATTTGATGCATATGTTAATGACGCATTTGCAACAGCACATAGAAGCCAACCAAGCATAGTGGGTTTCCCACTAGTATTACCAAGCGCAGCAGGACCATTATTCGAAAAAGAAATAATGGCTTTGAGACGAGTTGTTGAAAGCTTTGAATCACCTAGAATATTTGTTCTTGGAGGAACAAAGGTCCGAGACCTGCTCAGAGTAATTGAGAACCTTGTAAGAAATAAAATGGCTGATAGAATATTAACGACAGGATTACTAGCTCAATTATTCCTAGTAGCCAAAGGAATAGGGCTTGGCAAAGAAAACATGAGATACTTAGAAGAAAAAGGAATACTCCCATTAATCCCTAGAGCCAGATACATATTATTAATGGGCGCACCCATTGAGACCCCAATAGATTTCAAAGTATTAATAGATGGAGAGACTAGAAACGTCGGCATAGGAGAAATAAATGGTAAAATAATGGATATAGGAGAGCAAACAATTAGGATATATAGCGAGTTCATCAAAGACGCTAAAATAGTTGTAATGAGGGGTCCGGCGGGAGTTATTGAAGATGAGAGATTCAGAGATGGAACAGTTAAGTTACTAGAAGCAGCATATAATAGTAAGGCCTTCGTATTAATAGGTGGTGGACATCTATCATCAATGATCGATGAATCCAAGTTAAATGAACACATACATGTATCAACAGGAGGAAATGCGTTGTTATTATTCTTATCGGGAGAGACTCTGCCAGCACTTAAAGCATTAGAATTATCGGCTAAAATGTTTTTAAGCTAA
- a CDS encoding glycogen/starch/alpha-glucan phosphorylase, whose product MVIVSITPEIGLDELKTYAGGLGVLEGDKLYGAGDMGLDFLVLTIFYRDGYVKYRFNGEEPIPEPEEQPEEAYKVLKPDKQFKVVLRGEEIIVQPWIYSYKTARAVLFEAICPMWARRLTDRVYIEDSLEHQFLRYALLAKASAYYLKNRVGLENISIIDLEEAHTALTLLSLNNYNKFRIIIHTPGPWGHPGFPGDFIAREFGTFMSDYVSLTELALERLKDAIVVSKKQEDVIGKVFPRHKDKIRSITNGICLKRWMNPKLYKAYVENKADPSLLKEARREAREKLVMLMHKYKGNILLDNRPIIAWVRRLARYKRPYFIARFIEENPDINAFFLLGGKPHPRDNDGLNYARWFRRLHLRLSNVVYIHEYDISTAKTILQGSDLLLFTPFSGWEACGTSYMKALANGIPILSSRDGGVIEIVEDNVNSWLFGEDIRDFINIYSDPRAANIDEKDYEEFKKKLLWIIDIYNNDPEKYWEIAFNAYKTVPEKVNIINVLKKYYIR is encoded by the coding sequence ATGGTTATTGTTAGTATAACACCCGAAATAGGATTGGATGAGCTCAAAACATACGCTGGTGGACTAGGCGTTCTTGAAGGAGATAAACTGTATGGAGCAGGAGATATGGGTTTAGATTTCCTTGTTCTAACAATATTTTATCGCGATGGATATGTTAAATATCGTTTCAACGGCGAAGAACCAATTCCTGAGCCTGAAGAACAACCTGAAGAGGCATATAAGGTTTTAAAGCCTGATAAACAGTTTAAGGTAGTTCTTCGAGGAGAAGAAATAATTGTTCAACCATGGATATATAGTTATAAGACTGCTCGTGCAGTATTATTTGAAGCTATATGTCCTATGTGGGCTCGGAGACTAACTGATAGAGTGTATATCGAGGATAGTCTAGAACACCAATTTCTCAGATACGCTTTACTAGCCAAGGCTTCTGCATATTATTTAAAGAATAGAGTTGGACTTGAAAATATAAGTATAATAGATCTCGAGGAAGCACATACGGCTCTAACACTATTATCTCTGAACAATTATAATAAGTTTAGAATCATAATACATACTCCTGGCCCATGGGGTCATCCGGGTTTTCCAGGTGATTTTATAGCTAGGGAATTCGGTACATTTATGAGCGACTATGTAAGCTTAACCGAGCTAGCATTAGAGAGATTAAAAGACGCTATAGTTGTTTCTAAGAAGCAAGAAGATGTTATTGGTAAAGTTTTTCCACGCCATAAAGACAAGATTAGATCCATAACTAATGGAATATGCCTTAAGAGATGGATGAACCCCAAACTATACAAGGCATATGTGGAAAACAAGGCTGATCCTTCTCTATTGAAAGAAGCTAGAAGAGAAGCTAGAGAAAAACTAGTAATGCTAATGCATAAGTATAAAGGAAACATTCTATTAGATAATAGACCAATTATTGCATGGGTTAGAAGATTAGCAAGATATAAGAGACCATACTTCATAGCTAGATTCATTGAGGAAAATCCTGACATTAACGCGTTCTTCTTATTGGGTGGGAAACCTCATCCAAGAGATAATGATGGATTAAATTATGCGAGATGGTTTAGAAGACTCCATTTAAGACTCAGTAATGTAGTATATATTCATGAATACGATATTAGTACTGCAAAGACCATATTGCAGGGAAGTGACCTATTATTATTTACTCCGTTTAGTGGTTGGGAAGCTTGTGGAACAAGCTATATGAAGGCATTAGCAAACGGTATACCAATACTGTCCAGCCGTGATGGTGGAGTTATAGAGATAGTAGAAGACAATGTTAACAGCTGGCTTTTCGGCGAGGATATTAGAGACTTCATAAACATATACAGTGATCCAAGAGCAGCTAATATTGATGAAAAAGACTATGAAGAATTTAAGAAAAAGCTTCTATGGATAATTGATATATATAATAATGACCCGGAGAAATACTGGGAAATAGCGTTTAATGCTTACAAAACAGTACCAGAGAAAGTCAACATTATTAACGTATTAAAGAAGTACTACATCAGATAA
- a CDS encoding M28 family peptidase, protein MSALINDFYRKIIAESSQSLVKDTLSIITRYHRLQGSSGLWNAVNELKEILGGLGLPAKTFRIEEGDGIGFIKAPISWDPIEAYIEIKIGDHVLARLDLKDHPTLLAAHSPGGEGCAELKVCGEKLCDGEAILVTGYLYDIYLNTDAKLILYYMKNRHPEAVPYTGLFLEPGDKMKGVVMNIPYSLALKIMSLKIENPRKKITVCWKAKINRHNKGLPILISCIGDDPGVVFISHICHPKPGAHDNASGSAGNLHVAYVLSQINPGFSYCNIWVPEYTGTVFLEDKLPWRPLSVINLDMIGSKQYITGSSLTLINPPRFMNTFTAPAGWIAMQKVFDTSKSFNNISQPGIRYGISPYTMGSDHDVFIVWGIDSIMYNEWPSKYYHTDKDTTETIDPEHLMNTSIASILTAYLILKSNNNFLEGLRRIYDSYLKTWYKSQAIKIGYSINYLSKYLVKKPLVEKLEEPLMKSPIFSRTLYHILGRARYLEIRKIPGIYTYLAVYAPLSEKIGLNNHVKHYKAELLIKWSRKEEKQVVDAWETIKSNIKI, encoded by the coding sequence GTGAGTGCATTGATTAATGATTTTTACAGGAAAATAATAGCTGAATCTTCTCAATCACTTGTCAAAGATACATTATCAATCATAACTCGTTATCATAGATTGCAGGGTAGTAGCGGATTATGGAATGCCGTGAATGAATTAAAAGAAATATTGGGGGGTCTTGGATTACCAGCTAAAACCTTCCGTATTGAAGAGGGAGATGGAATAGGCTTTATTAAGGCGCCTATATCTTGGGATCCTATTGAAGCTTATATAGAGATCAAAATCGGGGATCATGTTTTAGCCAGGCTCGATCTAAAAGATCACCCTACTCTCTTGGCTGCGCATAGTCCCGGAGGAGAAGGGTGCGCTGAACTCAAAGTTTGTGGAGAGAAGCTCTGTGATGGAGAAGCCATTCTAGTTACTGGCTATCTCTATGATATTTACCTGAATACCGACGCTAAGTTAATCTTATACTATATGAAGAATAGGCATCCCGAAGCAGTTCCTTATACGGGTCTCTTCCTTGAACCCGGAGATAAAATGAAAGGAGTTGTTATGAATATACCGTATAGTTTAGCCTTGAAGATTATGTCGCTGAAAATTGAAAATCCTAGAAAAAAGATTACTGTTTGCTGGAAAGCAAAAATAAATAGACATAACAAGGGATTACCCATACTAATATCCTGTATTGGAGACGACCCCGGAGTAGTATTTATCAGTCATATTTGTCATCCTAAGCCAGGAGCACACGATAATGCTAGTGGATCAGCTGGAAACCTACATGTAGCCTATGTATTGAGCCAGATCAATCCCGGTTTTAGCTACTGTAATATATGGGTTCCAGAATATACTGGCACAGTATTTTTAGAAGATAAACTTCCATGGAGACCTTTATCGGTTATCAATCTTGACATGATAGGCTCTAAACAATATATAACTGGTAGCTCGCTAACATTAATTAATCCACCACGATTCATGAACACATTTACAGCACCTGCTGGATGGATTGCTATGCAGAAGGTTTTTGATACCAGTAAAAGCTTCAACAATATATCCCAACCAGGAATAAGATATGGTATATCACCATACACTATGGGAAGCGATCACGATGTCTTCATCGTATGGGGGATAGATTCCATAATGTACAATGAGTGGCCTAGCAAATATTACCATACAGACAAGGATACTACTGAAACAATTGATCCTGAACACTTAATGAATACTAGTATAGCATCAATACTGACAGCATACCTGATTTTAAAGTCGAATAATAATTTCCTAGAAGGACTACGGAGAATATATGATTCATACTTGAAAACATGGTATAAGAGCCAAGCAATCAAGATAGGCTATAGTATAAATTATTTGTCAAAATATCTTGTCAAGAAACCATTAGTCGAAAAATTAGAGGAGCCATTAATGAAGTCACCAATATTCTCTAGAACACTTTACCATATTCTTGGGAGGGCGAGGTATTTAGAAATAAGAAAGATACCGGGTATATATACATACTTAGCTGTATATGCTCCGCTATCTGAAAAGATCGGATTAAATAATCATGTCAAACACTATAAAGCAGAACTATTAATAAAATGGAGCAGGAAAGAAGAAAAACAAGTAGTAGATGCATGGGAAACTATTAAGTCAAACATTAAGATCTAG
- a CDS encoding cupin domain-containing protein: MAREEIVLGPCGEKVGHYSIVKNEPVPENMAVNTWIRWLIRKEDGAPTFAMRLFEVEPGGHIKAHHHPWEHEIFVLEGIGDVRIDNRIYRVTSGFFIYIPPNVEHEYWNRGSTTLKFICIIPHKPSTEDKNVKKC; this comes from the coding sequence TTGGCTAGGGAAGAAATTGTTCTAGGACCCTGTGGTGAAAAAGTTGGGCATTATAGTATAGTGAAGAATGAACCTGTCCCGGAAAATATGGCTGTTAATACATGGATTCGCTGGCTTATACGGAAAGAAGATGGAGCTCCAACTTTTGCCATGAGGCTCTTCGAAGTTGAGCCAGGAGGTCATATTAAAGCTCATCATCATCCATGGGAGCATGAAATATTTGTTTTAGAAGGAATCGGTGATGTAAGAATTGATAACAGAATATATAGGGTAACCAGCGGCTTCTTCATATATATTCCGCCAAATGTTGAGCATGAATACTGGAATCGCGGCAGTACTACTTTAAAGTTTATCTGTATTATTCCACATAAACCAAGCACAGAAGATAAAAATGTAAAGAAATGCTAG